In the genome of Achromobacter sp. MFA1 R4, the window TGGAACGCAGGGCGAAAGGAAAGGGGTCAGGAATCGATGATAGTTCGGCATGGGGCCGGGGTCTTGGACTTCCCGGCGGACTGCAAAAAATTCCGCTAAATCAAGGCGGTAAATGCCGAACTCGTTTTGTGCAGTGCGGCGATCATAACCCGAATTCGCCTTGCAGGGGAATTATTTTTTTGTCCAATGCCCAATCAATAGGGTTTTTCCCTTGGTTCCGCAGCCATTCATTGGTGGTCCGGAAATGGCCGCACCCCAGGAAGGGCACGGGCGGCCGCCGGGCCGACAGCGGGGACGGGTGATTGGCCATCAGCACGAGGTGGCCGCTGTCGGGCGGAAGCAACAGCCGCTTGGCCTGCGCGTGCGCGCCCCACAGCATGAACACCTTGGGCGAGGTATCGAGCGCGACGTGTTTGATCAAGGCGTCCGTCACCGTTTCCCAGCCGCGCCTGGCATGCGACGCGGGCAGGCCGTCCTCGACCGTCAGCGCGGTATTGAGCAACAGCACTCCCTGGTCTGCCCAGGCGCTCAGGTCGTTTCCGGCCGGGACGCCGGCTTGCGGGTAGTCGCGCGCGATCTCGTTGAAGATGTTGCGCAGGCTCGGCGGGCGCTTGCAGTCGTCCGGCACGGAGAAGGCCAATCCCTGCGCCTGGCCGGGGCCATGGTAGGGGTCTTGTCCCAGGATCACGACACGGACGTCCGAAGGCGCCAGGCCGTGCAGGGCCCGGAAGGGCGTGGCGGGGTACACCACCGCGCCCTGCGCGAGGCGCGTTTCGACGTGCGCGGCGGCCGCGGCGAGCGCGGCGGCCACGGCGGGGTCGGCGGATAGCGCGGCCTGCCAGGCGGCGGGAAGTTGCGCTATCTGGGTGGCGAGGGCGTTGGGCGTGAGGCGGTTGTCGATCGGCATGGACGCGATTTTGGCACAGGCGACCGCACCCATTGCCCGGATATCTCGGCCATATCGGCCGATGTCAGCCCACATCAACCCTGCGTCAGACCGGCCAGCCGGCCTGGCGGTGCGCCGAATCCCAGAACATCCATTCGAGCTGGGCCGCGTGCGTGTAGGCCTGGTGCATCGCCTGCACGGTCTGCGGCGCGGCCGCTTCCGCGACGCGGTCCACGGTGGCGATCACGGCGCGCACCAGCGCGTGGAATTCGTCGCCCGCATAGGTGTCGATCCACGCCGCATAGGGATTGGGCCGCACCGCGCGCGCATGGATGTCGCGGCCGATCTCGGCGTAGATCCAGAAGCAGGGCAGCAGGGCGGCCAGGGCGACCGGGTAGGGCGCGCTGAAGGCGGTGGCGATCAGGAAGCTGGTGTAGTGGTGGCTGGCGGGCGTGAGCGGCGTGGCCTCGAAGGTCGCCGCGTCGATGCCGAACTGCTTCATGAACCCCGCGTGCAGGCTGCGTTCGGCCACGACCGCGCCCTTGGCCGCCTCGGCGAACTGCACCACGCCATCGGCATCGTCGGCTTTGGCGGCGGCGATGGCCAGGGCGCGTCCAAACGCCACCAGATAGTGCGCGTCCTGGATCATGTAGTGCTTGAACGCGTCCTCGTCGAGCTGGCCGCTGGCCAGTTCGCGATTGAACGGCATGTCGCGGGTCTTCTCATAGAGCGCGGCGTTGCGGGTCCAGGCGTCGGAGCTGAAAGACATGGAATTCCTCGTAGGCGTGGCCGTGGGGCGCGCACCGTGCGCGCCGTGGGCGGGGGCATAAGGGTAACAAGGGGGGAAACAGGGAGGAAACAGGGAGGAAACAACGCGCGAGCGAGCTGCGCCGGCCCCCTCAGGGCGTTCAGGCGGCGCGCGCGCGGTGGCCGCGAGCGTAGTCGAGCAGGGCGTCGCGCAGCACGATGGCCTGGTTGTGCTCGGTATTGCGCGCGCCGTACAGCAGGGTCAGGGGACGATCGCCCGCCGCGTCCAGCAGGGCCGCCATGCGCGCCTGCTGTTCGGGCGCGGCCAGTTCGGCCAGGTACTTGGTGCGAAACGCGTCCCAGCGGTCCTCGGCATGGCTGAACCATTTGCATAGTTCGGCGCTGGGGGCGATGTCGCGGGCCCACTCGTCCAGGCCCAGGTCCGCCCGCCGCAGCCCGCGCGGCCACATGCGGTCGACCAGGGCAAGGTAGTGTCCTTGCGGACCGGTGCCTTCATAGACGCGCTGCACGATGATGCGGGACGATTTCATGCGGACTCCTGCGGCCGAGGTTGCAGCCAGTCTACTGCAAGCCCTCGCGCCAGGCAGTCAGCGCGCGTCCGATTCTTGATCTCGCGCACGGGCGATGCGCAACACCGCGAATCCCACCAGGGCGGACGCCAGCGACCCGGTCAGCACGCCGATCTTGGTGGCGTCGACCGTGGCGGCGTCGGTGAAGGCCAGGGCGCCGATGAACAGGCTCATGGTGAAGCCGATGCCGCACAGCAGGGCCACGCCGTAGAGCTGGGTATAGGTGGCGTGCCGCGGCAGGGCGGCGATGCCGGCCTTGATGGCAAGCCAGGCAAAGCCGAACACGCCGAGCTGCTTGCCCAGGAAGAGGCCGAGCGCCACGCCCAGCGGCACGGGCTCGGCCAGGCTTTCCAGTCCCATGCCCGCAAAGGAGACGCCCGCATTGGCAAAACCGAACACCGGCACGATCAACAGGGCCACGGGCTTGTGCAGCGCATGTTCCAGTGTGTGCAGGGGCGAAGGGACGCGGGTTCCGCCCTGGTGCTGCCGCCGCAGGGGAATCGCGAGCGCGAGCGCCACGCCCGCCAGCGTCGCGTGCACGCCGGACTTCAGCACGAAATACCAGAGCACCGCGCCCAGCAGCAGGTAGGGCGTCAGGCGCAGGACGCCGGCGCGGTTCAAGACGAACAGGCCGGCCAGCAGCGCGCCCGCCATGCCGAGCGCGAACAGGTTGAGCTGTGACGTATAGAAAAGCGCAATGATGACGATGGCGCCCAGGTCGTCCAGGATGGCCAGCGCGGTGAGGAATATCTTGAGCGACGTTGGCACGCGGCTGCCGAGCAGCGCCAGGATGCCCAGCGCGAACGCGATGTCCGTCGCGGCGGGGATGGCCCATCCGCGCAGGGTGCCGGGACTGCCCAGGTTGACCGCCAGGTAGACCAGCGCCGGCACCGCCATGCCGCCAAGGGCGGCCACGCCGGGCAGGACGATGCGGCCCGCGCCGCGCAACTGCCCGTCCAGCATCTCGCGCTTGATCTCCAGGCCCACCAGCAGGAAAAAGACGGCCATCAGTCCGTCATTGATCCAGTGCAGCACCGTTTCTTTCAGCACCACCGGCCCGGCCTCAAAGCCGACCTTGGTGCCGAGCAGGTCGAAGTACGCCGGCGCGACGCCGCTGTTGGCGACCACCAGGGCAGCCAGCGCGGCCGCCATCAGTACGTAGCCGCCGAGCGCTTCGGAGCGCAGGAAGGCCAGGAGGAAGGAGGCGGGCGGCTGCGGACGGGGC includes:
- a CDS encoding uracil-DNA glycosylase → MPIDNRLTPNALATQIAQLPAAWQAALSADPAVAAALAAAAAHVETRLAQGAVVYPATPFRALHGLAPSDVRVVILGQDPYHGPGQAQGLAFSVPDDCKRPPSLRNIFNEIARDYPQAGVPAGNDLSAWADQGVLLLNTALTVEDGLPASHARRGWETVTDALIKHVALDTSPKVFMLWGAHAQAKRLLLPPDSGHLVLMANHPSPLSARRPPVPFLGCGHFRTTNEWLRNQGKNPIDWALDKKIIPLQGEFGL
- the tenA gene encoding thiaminase II, which codes for MSFSSDAWTRNAALYEKTRDMPFNRELASGQLDEDAFKHYMIQDAHYLVAFGRALAIAAAKADDADGVVQFAEAAKGAVVAERSLHAGFMKQFGIDAATFEATPLTPASHHYTSFLIATAFSAPYPVALAALLPCFWIYAEIGRDIHARAVRPNPYAAWIDTYAGDEFHALVRAVIATVDRVAEAAAPQTVQAMHQAYTHAAQLEWMFWDSAHRQAGWPV
- a CDS encoding DUF488 domain-containing protein, translating into MKSSRIIVQRVYEGTGPQGHYLALVDRMWPRGLRRADLGLDEWARDIAPSAELCKWFSHAEDRWDAFRTKYLAELAAPEQQARMAALLDAAGDRPLTLLYGARNTEHNQAIVLRDALLDYARGHRARAA
- the nhaA gene encoding Na+/H+ antiporter NhaA, translated to MQHTPATPGAPRPQPPASFLLAFLRSEALGGYVLMAAALAALVVANSGVAPAYFDLLGTKVGFEAGPVVLKETVLHWINDGLMAVFFLLVGLEIKREMLDGQLRGAGRIVLPGVAALGGMAVPALVYLAVNLGSPGTLRGWAIPAATDIAFALGILALLGSRVPTSLKIFLTALAILDDLGAIVIIALFYTSQLNLFALGMAGALLAGLFVLNRAGVLRLTPYLLLGAVLWYFVLKSGVHATLAGVALALAIPLRRQHQGGTRVPSPLHTLEHALHKPVALLIVPVFGFANAGVSFAGMGLESLAEPVPLGVALGLFLGKQLGVFGFAWLAIKAGIAALPRHATYTQLYGVALLCGIGFTMSLFIGALAFTDAATVDATKIGVLTGSLASALVGFAVLRIARARDQESDAR